From Candidatus Methylomirabilota bacterium, one genomic window encodes:
- a CDS encoding cytochrome c — MRAKWMLVVFGPALLMLVGSILVMLFVPHPVPKTATGGQRLYLTYCATCHGANGHGSWRAWLFLMRPGDLADPRLVDSLSDDYVIMLIKNGGATLGKPGMPAFGYHLTDEQVRETVRYLRTLPRPEKAGKG; from the coding sequence ATGAGAGCGAAGTGGATGCTCGTCGTGTTCGGGCCGGCGCTCCTCATGCTGGTCGGCAGCATCCTCGTGATGCTCTTCGTCCCGCACCCGGTGCCCAAGACCGCCACCGGCGGTCAGCGCCTCTACCTGACCTACTGCGCGACGTGCCACGGCGCCAACGGCCACGGGTCGTGGCGGGCGTGGCTCTTCTTGATGCGGCCCGGCGATCTCGCCGACCCGCGTCTGGTGGACTCCCTCTCCGACGACTACGTGATCATGCTGATCAAGAACGGCGGCGCCACCCTCGGCAAGCCGGGGATGCCCGCCTTCGGCTATCACCTCACGGATGAGCAGGTCCGCGAGACGGTGCGCTACCTGCGCACGCTGCCTCGGCCGGAGAAGGCGGGGAAGGGGTAG